The following coding sequences lie in one Hippopotamus amphibius kiboko isolate mHipAmp2 chromosome 7, mHipAmp2.hap2, whole genome shotgun sequence genomic window:
- the LOC130857063 gene encoding LOW QUALITY PROTEIN: dnaJ homolog subfamily B member 6-like (The sequence of the model RefSeq protein was modified relative to this genomic sequence to represent the inferred CDS: deleted 2 bases in 1 codon), with protein MVDYYEVLGVQRHASPEDIKKAYRKLALKWHPDKNPENKEEAERKFKQVAEAYEVLSDAKKRDIYDRYGKEGLNGGGGGGSHFDSPFESGFTFRNPDDVFREFFGGRDPLSFDFFDDPFEDFFGNRRGPRRSRNRGTGSFFSAFSGFPSLGGGFSSFDTGFTSFGSLGHGATSFSSTAFGGSGMGNYKSISTSTKGVNGRKITTKRIIENGQERVEVEEDGQLKSLTINGKEQLLRLDNK; from the exons ATGGTGGATTACTATGAAGTTCTAGGCGTGCAGAGACATGCCTCGCCCGAGGATATTAAAAAGGCATATCGGAAACTGGCACTGAAGTGGCATCCAGATAAAAATCCTGAGAATAAAGAAGAAGCGGAGAGAAAATTCAAACAAGTAGCTGAGGCGTATGAGGTGTTATCAGATGCTAAAAAACGGGACATCTATGACAGATATGGCAAAGAAGGCTTAAacggtggcggtggcggtggaAGCCATTTTGACAGTCCATTTGAGTCTGGCTTCACATTCCGAAACCCAGATGATGTCTTCAGGGAATTTTTTGGTGGAAGGGACCCATTGTCATTCGACTTCTTCGATGACCCATTTGAGGATTTCTTTGGGAATCGAAGGGGCCCCCGCAGAAGCCGGAACCGAGGCACGGGATCGTTTTTCTCGGCTTTCAGTGGATTTCCCTCCCTTGGAGggggattttcttcttttgatacAGGCTTCACTTCCTTCGGTTCGCTAGGTCACGGGGCC ACTTCGTTCTCTTCCACGGCATTTGGTGGCAGTGGGATGGGCAACTACAAGTCTATATCGACTTCGACTAAAGGGGTTAATGGCAGGAAAATCACCACCAAGAGGATTATCGAGAACGGTCAAGAAAGAGTGGAGGTGGAAGAAGACGGCCAGTTAAAGTCCTTGACGATAAATGGTAAGGAGCAGCTGCTGCGCTTGGATAACAAGTAG